AGGCTCAAATTATTTATCAAGatgccaaaaaacattttttctacattttgtttgtttctaCAGCTATAGACGATTAAATGAAATATGTGAGAATTCGGAacggaaaacgaaaaaggaTATCTTGTAAACTTACTCAActgaattaataaaatgtcaattatattctttgaaaaaaattcaatttaaaattgccgAACAGCGTTTCCCGTTTTGGAGAAATAACAATATTAAAAGtggttctaaatttgaaaactatataCTAATTGTAGTTATTCGAGCTTATTTGAGacaaataatttgtttaataGTCAAGCATCTGGTCAGTTAAACTTTAAGataaaataatgtttccaTTTAAAAAGTCTACGTCGCTTGCTAACCTTGAAGAAAAGATACAAGAGACGGCGTAAGATTTGATGGATGATGACACTTTCTAGTGACCAAGCTGGCTTCTTGCAAAGTGGCTAATTACGTAATGGATAGTGgacgaaaattgtgaaaaaaaaaaaacgatttttactttattttttaagagaaaaatttggaagttttatgGAGTTATAGATATGTATAtggataataaaaattaaaatttgatctatgatttttcataattgatgtttcaattattattgaaattattttcacataaggaattggaaatttctaaattaaaaattgaaaaaaaaaacttcaggttttctaattggaaaatttcgctcaatagaaaataaatcaacAGACTTGTTTACTTCGAGAAATTACTTATCAGTATGTTTATCAGGAAAACAATTGGAGTTCTCTTGGAAATTGGaagacttaaaatttgaaaaaaaaaacgataaggTCTCAAACATCTTAAAATAtgttgactttttttcaaaatattcgcctaaaattgaattttgtttaaattcgatttttcgagatttttttttttaatttttgcgtAAATTTGAATTGGACAATTTCGGCATAAAGCGGAGTACGAGcagtaaattttgaaacatttgctCGCATTCtccagttgaaaaaaaattggcggaagttatgaatatttatttaaaaaactgaaacaggaTATTGTTGGTTGAAAGTAGGAATCTCTTACCTTAGTAACATACAcattattgaaaacaattgaaaatctgtgacgcgttttttacaaaaaaatcactttcttTTTGAAGGGATTGATCGGATTTTGTAGCCAAATTTGGGagtgaaaattattaattaatttatttttaataatgttttgcattttgttgttttttcctacttttttaCATTATAAGATTAAAAAGGAAGCCAAACAAAATCAGAACACCGAAATGCTCGAAtgaccaacaaaaaaaacggataCGGACCAAAAAGCTGGAGACGtgacaaatgaaaaataatgtccaatatatttattctcatgaattttaaatgaaacatGAAACATTTGCTGCCTCAATTTTCTCAAGGTCTCCCGTAGACTTTTAGACAACTAAAGACAGGATAAATAGACAGGGAAAAGATAAGAGGGTGGCAGAGAAATAGACGAAAAACCATATCTTCTCACCTTCTTCTTATTCAACGTCCCGCCTGTTATTAGGCGCCTCTTTATACCTTTATACTAAGACCGTCTGTTATAATATTATCCCGTTCTCACGCCTTTTCAGAGAGTAGAAAAAGCCAGGGGCATtgggaaaaaaaggaaaaaagaatgagaaTTGTATTGTTTTTGTGTACAGTGGAACCTCCTCAACCACACAACTTTCTTGTTTTTGCATCTTTTGTTTTCGAGAATTGGGACACTTTTTTGTGTATGAATTCAggttgaaaaactgaaaaaagggCATTAATTGAGGGAATTACAGTAGAGAATTTGAAAGGTTTTTTGACTCACAATTAGTCTTCTAATTTGGTTCCAAATGACACGTaggttatttttgaaaaatatttagcagcAGTGAAGACCttttaattagaattttcgaGCCTGATTGCGAGAGCAACTCGAGttcttttgaagaaatttatcAGATTATCTAAAATCCACATTTCAAGCAATTTGGTGGGTTTATAAAATAACGAAAAAGTGCACTAACatgagaattttcagattgactttttcacaaaaaaatgttttcttgatttaaaaaaaattaagagaaaataactcatcaaaacttgaatttaaaaaaaaaacagcaaaatatgtgaagaaacaatttttggggtGATGTCTAGGCTTTGGAACTGTTCCTCAAATgtgttttttcaagaaaaaggtCCGCCTATTTCTAACTTGTAgccacaaaattaaaaatgacacaaaacacaaaaaaaaacctctgaCAAAAGTGATGAGAACTGTGAACGAATCAATCCCAAAACGAAAAGGGGAAAGAATGagtcaaaaagaaaacagtgTGTTTACCTTCAGAGTCATGTTTGTTTTAAGAGAGAGAGTTtggagaaatagagaaaacgACGGATTTGATGGatcaattatttattgacACAATGGAAACTAATTTGTTGGCAAATGGCATGTCGAGAACACGTGGGAAACAGGAAAATGTAGGATGACAGAGGGGGAGGCGTTTTATGGGGGACTCCTACTCGCCCGGAAAACGCctcgaaaaaaagagaaacgaaaataaataaacacaaaaaatcttcTAAACTGAAcgtttttctctaattttttggagataAATTTCTATCTGTTTCACGAAACCTAACTTGTAAACCTGTTCTCATTGAATGGTTTCTccttgaaaaagaaaagataaAAATCACGAACAAAGGGTACAATGAATTTTGCGTGAAATAAAAAGAATGATTGGAAAATCGAGAGGAAAAATACTATAAATacaggaaaaattgattggGATGATCATCTGGAACAATACatcattttccagaaatataaaacatattttagtGATGTAAATAAtcaatttactatatataaagcgcgtgtccttccgtccgtttgtagtttgtagtttgatccTAGATGTTTCAACTCTCTTTTATGTAGTTGGAAGAGATATTGAGTTAagagttggtgagggataatgtcaaggtactgtagtagtactgtaggagtactgtaggtatacggtagggttactgtagtttgggaaaaattgggtttttgtctacagaagaggtattgggttgggagtgggtgggggataatgtcaaggtactgtagtggtactgttgGGGTGCTGTAGGATTATTGTAGGATTATTGGAGTTTGGTGGAAAATTgcgttttaagtttttgaaaatgtattggcTTGGGAATTGGTGAGGATAATGTCAagatattttgatagtttcttGCTTAGAGTCGGGAACATTTGGGAAGATGtgaaagtttcattattttttcataagacatttttgaatgattgtgtcaaacatttcaaatgttgccgtcgttggccgcgccgtagacgcggtcagcggctggtaaACGAATAATCGAGGTGTATGATGTGAAATTgaaccagaaaaaaacaaacgaaaaaccaaaagcttccgaatttttcgaagttttgtcGGCTCTTTGATTTGTCACAAAGACtttgtttggaaattgaaaagtgagtTCTTTGTAGACTAagtaaacttgaaaataagtCATATTTAAACTATGTTGGTATATACatacataaattttcagttgtgaaatttcacaatttctaagagttaaaatttgtttttaatagtttaaaaatacatttgaggCAAGATTTTCGTATGACGTTGTGATGTGAGAACTAGAGCGATGTTccaaaatcttgaaataatttgataaACGTTGCAAAAGTGATGTTTTATATCttcttttgtattttataaATCCCCATTTCCTCTTTTCGGAGATCGTATTGTTTCCTGTATTTGAAGGCAATATGTTTTCAACTTTAGAATGtatttttgtgccaaaaaacaaaaaattattcctgTTTTTCTAGGTCGCTATACGATTTCTTTCTTTGTAAGTTGTCAACAATTAACAACCGTACCAAtaatgttctagaacattGCAATTTGCGTGGCGAATAAGGGCTGGGCTACAGTATCTCGGGAGATTATTCGATACTTAAAGATGTTATTTTTTGGTGATAGAGTTATCGAAAAGCAAATATCAAAATGTAGTaaacgaaaattgaaactttagcTGAAATTATCTACAAATAGCTTTTGTTAAAGGAGGCTCCGGTTATTTGGAATACACATCCTCAAACTCGCTAATAAAGTAAGTGAAGGTGTTAAAgatgaatgattttttttgtttaaattttttcacacacCCTAGGTTTCAGAACAAGAAACGCTGTGAATATTAAGGATTTCGCATACgttgagaatttttatagcTTCACTTTTTTGGTGCATCCAAAcgtttctatatatttttttaaatagtcgAGTTTCAGTTTTTACGTACCAAAAACTTTAGATTTTATCCATGTCCGATTAGAGCTGAAATATCCTAAATAACCTTACAATATaacaaattataattttttgtggaatttatTCATCGAAATGTGCCAGTGCTTAAAATGGGTGCGCGAAAAAGTGAGTGTAatagggaaatttttttatatccgacaaattttggatttcatGACGCATTTTAAGAAGACAAAAAATCATAGTTAGGCAGAATAAAAATGCAAGCaaagcaattaaaaatatgtcgTTTCCGGATCCGCTTCCACAAAAATCGCAATGGGCGTACGGGAGGTACCAGCCAGTGAACTTGGAACAGTTTCTACATCTTCATTCTTCACTGGAGCCGTCTTCGAAGATTTTGTTGgcctttttctctcttctaGATGATGTTCAGCCACAACTAGAAAGACAGGTGGTCTGTGTGGAATCCCTGGAACATCAAGAGAAACTTCACCACACCATAGAGTTGTATCAATTCTTTTTGGTTTCATATCCAATAAGACGCTTTTCCATGTACGGTTGTATTGATTGAAAAGCTCTTCGATTTGTTGAATTACAATCTCGGCTTTGTCTGTGGCTTCTTCGAAATCTTTAGCATCACTTTTTTCATCTCTGTCAACCTCTTTTTCCAGATCTTTCAGTGAATCGAATGCGTCCAAAGCGTACTTTTTGCGTTGTTGAACATGTTTATCGACAGCGTAGCAAGAGTCGGTGAAAAATTCTTCGAATTCGGTGGACAGAGAATTTATGACAagctttaaaaactgaaaaattaagattaaaagtatggaaatttcagaaagtagTTACCATAATGTTATCTTTAATGGGAATTCCAGCCGCTCGTGCTTCGAGAAGATATGTCATGCGATTTCGGAGCACAAATGATTTTCTGGAGAGAGCTCTTACGGTACGATTGTACTTTAGGCGAAGCAAGTCTTCCTCTTCGGAATTCGCAAATGGACGGCTCCCTGCGCGGCTCTGGAATAAAGATCGAGTTTTGAGGTGTtttatatatatgtatatctAACTAGTAAAGTCTGAGAAAATGCatgtcaaataaaaaaaacctaaaaaccgTTCTAAAAACTATCTCAcctcaatcaattttttcaattcatcgAGATGATCATCTTTGGTCGGAAATACGATTCTTCGCCTACGCCCAGGCTCCACATATCCTTCAACTCCAAAATGTGATCCTTCCCAATCACCGAACTTACTCGCCTTGATACTTCCAGTTAGTTTCCGTTTCTCTGTCCATTGAAGCTCCTTAAACTCAAAACGATGGAGTGCTGCATAGTCAGCCGGCTCTCTAGAAAGCCATTGTcccatttttcacagaaatgaTGAGAATCGTTGTTagcaaaattttatatatagTCAAGATTGTGAAGGAGCTGCCTCAATTATTGAGACAGGCACCGCCACTTGCCGAATCgaaaacaattccaaaaacagGGGTACTGTAAATTAGAAGACGGACTTGTCGGAGAGTCGGACAATTATACGACTAATGAAAACTTGTATTCTAGCGAATCTTATCAACTAACGCCGTAAGTCAGGCGtggttttgaatattttgtagaaattctacaaaataatTCGAATCTTGCCTGCAGGCAATTTTGGAATGATAATCCAacttttcagatcaaaaatttctttagaaatatttaaaaaaaatacttaattagcttgaaattttgaaaattttaagttgaaaagttAGAATACAGccttaaatatttattactgcatttgccaaaaacctactggtattaattttttttcgattgtcGTTTGAGccattgaaatttaaaactttaaaaccgTAACATCCTCCCCGAATATTCGAGTCAAATTCTTATCTCAACTACAAATTGCACAGTTTTGCAGAATTCGCATCATAACGATTTTCTTCGATTAAAAACAACATGTCTTTCAAAGAAAATCTTAATATACAGTAACCCTGCTAACTGTAAAAATAACTAAGACTTATCCTCTAGATGCCCGtcaatttcaacatttcaatttcaaaatgggCAACTGTAATGCTCGTCCGGCTACTTTCAAGCCAAAAAATCTTCCAATGGAATACCCAAAAAAGTATGCAATGTATCCTACTCGTCGTCGTATGAGAGCTTCTGAAAGAAGAACTTACAAAAGAGATTGCAAGAATTTGTTAGaggtaaatttgaatttttgggctTTCTGGTGAAATTAGATAAACTTCAGAGCGTTGCTGGAGAAAATCCATTTGAAGGAGATGAAGAGACTGCTAATAATTACACAGaagcaattttcagcatttctaTCAAAGCAAAAGTTCTTAAAACGTACATGGATCTTATTGAATCGAGCATCAATGAAGAGTGCCCGGTTAATGGACACATTCAGGTAGACATCAAGAGTATGcagcaaattttttccgaatttgcccAATTAGCctagctcggcaaatttcgagaTTTGTCGCACACCCCAGACATATTTGTATACCAACTATAAGGATCGACAACCGTattgttctgaaaacaatGTTCTCCATTAGTATAGGGCATCATATTATAGGACacttttattaatttcagatttttttcaattttattggttttgttttctaaaaaaattttccgcttaaaaaattctaaaaaaaatttcagctcttCTGCAATGAGATCAACAATCTCAGTCATCTTTACGAAGTCTTCTTCCGTAAATCAATTGTCAGCGTAGACACTCGTGTTGAGGAAAGGAAAGAAATTGCACGAGCTGCTTATAGAGATATCAAGAATCTCACTATCATCATTTACCTGAACAAAGAAAGATCAAAGACACTTCTCCAAAGTGTCATGATGCACACTGAATTTCAAACTCACCAGGCCGAGAAGCTCGTTGAGCACTACGAAGCAACTTTCAGTCCAATTCTTAAGGAAGTTCTTCCGGATCCAAATGCTCCACGGATTCATAGAACTCCAACTCGTGCACAGATAATTGCATTCTGGGAGGAAGTCAGAAGAGAAAAGGAATCTGGAACTTTGGGAACACCTTTTTGAACTCtgtttgaacttttgatttgaacttttgaaaatttgataatacgTTGTTTTTACTTGATcccaacaattgaaaattattcaaaattgttttttttagctgaataaaaatcttttcaaattcGTGAATTTCAGACGACCAagggtttaaaaaaatgttggcaagttgaaaattgacacaaaaaattttgactcgAAGTTGAAAATCCAGTTGGTCTGAACACTGAAAAGTTTGGCTTTAGATTTTAacaataactgaaaaaaaaccgagagccaaaatttaataaaaatttttgaataaaatccaTGACTTCTTGGAAACTCAGTTTTTGAAAGCTCTGATATAAAGTCGCTTTTTAATTGTATTAGGTTGGtcgaaaagtctttgcaaaatttgtacttttcttcatttctcagcgtcaattcatttttttctgattctgttttttatttgcataGTACGTAATGTGCATGtttaatatattaaaaaaaaacttttgggtgctgttcaaaatgaccgagaatTTGCTCGCCGAACGTCACGCCCTCCGATGGGTTTTTCTGTACGAGTTCCCCCAAATCTGCAATTGCGACGAAGCTCGTCGTAACATGTGTGCAGTGTTAGGCAAGAACTCTGTCACCTATAATACCATGAAGTTTTGGttcgaaaagttcacgaaaaagaACTACGATCTCGATGATAAACCAAGATAAGATCGCTCTCGTTTGAATATCGACGAGGATATTTCGAGAGCCCTGGAAGATGATCCAAGAGCAACGAACCGCGAACTTTCTGCGACTCTCAAGCATCCCCAAAAAACCATCATCAACCATCTCCACGAAACCGGAAGGGTAGAAAAGTTCGGTCAACTCGTTCCTCACAATTTGCccgattctcagaaaaattgttttgtgacCTCTCTTTTTCGCTGCTCACTAGGAAACGAACAACGGACTGGGTTAAGGATATCATTACTGGAAATGATAAATGGGTATTGTATGTTAGCCATACCAGGAAAAAAGAGTGGGTCCCGGTCGAGGAAACCGCGACACCTGACCTCAAATTAGAACTTCACGGAAAAAAGTGCTTCTCT
This is a stretch of genomic DNA from Caenorhabditis elegans chromosome V. It encodes these proteins:
- the eakr-2 gene encoding EAK-4 Related (Partially confirmed by transcript evidence;~Product from WormBase gene class eakr); this translates as MGNCNARPATFKPKNLPMEYPKKYAMYPTRRRMRASERRTYKRDCKNLLESVAGENPFEGDEETANNYTEAIFSISIKAKVLKTYMDLIESSINEECPVNGHIQLFCNEINNLSHLYEVFFRKSIVSVDTRVEERKEIARAAYRDIKNLTIIIYLNKERSKTLLQSVMMHTEFQTHQAEKLVEHYEATFSPILKEVLPDPNAPRIHRTPTRAQIIAFWEEVRREKESGTLGTPF
- the eakr-1 gene encoding SPX domain-containing protein (Confirmed by transcript evidence), which codes for MGQWLSREPADYAALHRFEFKELQWTEKRKLTGSIKASKFGDWEGSHFGVEGYVEPGRRRRIVFPTKDDHLDELKKLIESRAGSRPFANSEEEDLLRLKYNRTVRALSRKSFVLRNRMTYLLEARAAGIPIKDNIMFLKLVINSLSTEFEEFFTDSCYAVDKHVQQRKKYALDAFDSLKDLEKEVDRDEKSDAKDFEEATDKAEIVIQQIEELFNQYNRTWKSVLLDMKPKRIDTTLWCGEVSLDVPGIPHRPPVFLVVAEHHLEERKRPTKSSKTAPVKNEDVETVPSSLAGTSRTPIAIFVEADPETTYF